Within Theileria orientalis strain Shintoku DNA, chromosome 4, complete genome, the genomic segment TAAATCACCGTCAACGGCATGTTCGTCTGCTTTATTTCATCGCTGCAGAGCAACTTGAAATGCGTCAATTTTTTCTGTAAATTTTCCAATATTCTAAACACCGACTTCCTATCTGGCCTCGTTCCTCTGCCCTCGATTTCCGAGATGAACTTTGACACATTCGTCTGCGTTGCTGCCTTAAAGTTCTCCAAATACTCATTCATCATTACCATTCTCTTCTTGAAGAGCGTCGTATTAAGTTTACTTTGCAAATACATTCCTCCGAAGCGATTTTCATACTCTCTCAGGTACACCGAGTCGTCGTAGTACTTTATCTTGTGTGCGTTTATGAAGTCTATGTACTTCGTTCCGTACAGTCCTGCGTTCTCAGTGTCCTCGTTCACTGGCGTCTCTGCTTGTGAGTTTTCCAACTTAACGTCTCCCATCTCATAGTGCGTCGATGAACTTGTGCACGATGCGTCTGACAAATCTTCCGTTTTTATCATCGTCCTTCTACTATCATTTGAGtagtatttatacataaacTTCTTCCCGTCTCTGTGCGTCTGCTTCCTTATCAGTCCCAGATCTTCCATGATTGAAAGAGTCTTTAGCATCGATTTATACTTTGACGGTACGTGATCGTTGATTTCCTTGGCTGAAATTCCATCAGGCGCCGTTTTTATCATGTAATACGCGTACTCTGCGATTGAGTGCCCTCTCAGGTCATGATTTATCACTTCTGAAACCTCCTCGACATGCTCTTCTTCGCTATGCTCCGTTTTCATGTTTATCACGTGCACCATGCTCGTCCTCTTCAGCGTCAGTATGTTATCCTTCTGATTCTTCAGCAACATTATGCTTCTTTCGTACTTTTTCGTCTGCGGGCACCATGCGAATATCAGtgtagttttatttttcgaCTCAAGCGTCTTCCTAAGCGACATGTATGACTTTGTTATTGCGTTGTTGTCCGCTCTTATGTTATACTGGTTCAACTCTCCGAAGGCTGTGTTGAAGTACGCTCTTCTCCAGTCACTTTCCAGCATTATGTTGTTCTGTGCCTTTTCCAGCAACTCCAGCATCGTCGATTCACAGTTGTTTTTCACATCGCTGAAACATAGCGCCTTGATATTATCCGGTATCTTGTCAATCACGAAGAACTTATGAAAGAAACATATAGAGGCCGAGTTTTTTATTGACGAATCCTTATCTGTTTGCTGTGCTCCTTCGtttgtatcatatttaaaGTCAAAGTTATCGTTGATGCTATCTATTAGGTACTTATACAGGCTGTTTTGTGGTATCGTGAGCTTATACACCAATCCTAGTTTACACAGGCACGTCAGTACCGAAAATAAATCTTTAGGCGATATCTGTAGGTCTTCAACCAAATCTGATTGCCAGTATCCTATACATATTCATGTTAATATCtctatttaaaacatatttatatatgaaCTTAATCTTTATTACCTAAATATCTTTTAGATGCGATTGACATTAAAATTCGAAAGCGATCATTGCTTTTTACCACCTGTTCATATAAAGCCAGATTTAACTTTTTGACTCTAAAACTGTTTGAGCATGTTAGCTTTGTTTTTCCGATGTGATCCTGGAGATGTGTTTCCGGGAACTCTGTTACGTCGACATCGTACAGACTATTCACTGTTGTTTTCCATTTTAGTGAATAGTTATATCTCAAATATTCATCAAATTGCTCGTTTGCAATTATTAGTATATCTGGGTTACAATAAAGACGAAGCCAGAGCTTGACCTAAATAAATCTTTTATATCAAGTTAACATACTGATAATTTATCAAAGTTTAAAGCATTCTCTTCAAATATTCTGGAATATAGCAGCTGATAATCTATCGGCTCTAATTGGGTTGAAATATATTCAAGCGCCAACTCTTCCAGTTTATTCAACTCCATTCTACATATGGAGATTCcaaaaaaaatgttaatttacattaatcatgaatatatgtaaaaacataaatacaatacgaattaaataaaacaaaattttaaaacaacaaataaaacactAAATGTTCTTTCTCtatatcaatttttaatatataattatgtGGAATGTACGTACACCATTCAGTGTAaacttttattaaataaattttaaaaaacaatttatattaatttaattaaatataaaattaattttaataatgtttaattttgtttaatttcaattttatatacagATTGATCTGTTATCGTAACCTTCTACACCATTCATTTTCGAATtaactaaataattattattacattttttaatttgctCACAGCATCCACATTCATTTTCGTATTTTATTCCTTTGTTTTCGCAACACGAACATTCGCAACACATTTCATCTGATGTATCTATACACTCGTCGTAGTACTTATCGCATACTACTATATCTCTTCTtgattttagttttatgAAGCCTTTTAGTGAATAGGATATGTATATTGGCTCAGGTGTGCATTTTTCTGTATTCTTTGATGCTTCCTTGATTTCTTCTTTCGTTTTGCTCCTCACTTTCGTTAATGCTTTTTTCTCAACTGTTTCAGCCTTTGGctttgttaaattttccttctttatGGTTGTACACCTTGCTGTAGGTAATTTTGTGGTTGATTGAATCCTTTTGGCATTTTGTTTCTTTATTGGTAACTCTTCTGTTTTATAAGTAACAGGCTTCGTTATCCTAGTCGAATAGTTCCATAAATTCTTTGAAATTATTCCCTTTTTGCTCAAATCTTGAACTATACTTCCTTTCTGTTCCGATAACTTGCTTTTACTCTTTTTTTTATCCTTGGATTTAGTTTCCATCTTCTTATATGATTCCTCTTTACACTCGGATTCTTTGATTTCACCTGTGTTCTTGGTTTCAGATTCtctcatatattttaagcTACACAATCTACAGCAcctatatttatgttgtttccttttatcttcttgactattttcttgtttttctGTTATGTACACACCcttgtttatgttacacTTTGACGAGTTACACTTGcacctttttattttctcaGACTTCTGTGATTCTATCATCTACATTTTATGGTAATGGTCATGTTTATCATCAAgtttcctcctttttaaacttacttttttatttcaacaCTCACTTGGgactacacattaattaCGTTATCATTAATTCTAATTTTGCATGTTCTTATTTTCCAATGCAATTTTTAGACTCACTCGTTaactagtgtgtatattcaACGTGATAACACATTGACTTAAACCTCCTTTGTTTTGGCCCTTTGCGCTTCTAGTGTCCTACTGTTCTGAATTCAACTCCTGCGTACTTCGCCTTTTCGCCCAGCTCCTCTTCGATGCGCAGCAGCTGGTTGTACTTCGCGTTCCTTTCGCTTCTGCAGGGCGCTCCTGTTTTGATCTGGCCTGTTCCCAGTCCCACAACCAGGTCCGCTATGAACGTGTCCTCCGTTTCTCCTGACCTGTGCGAGACCATCACTCCCCAGTGGTTTTTGTGTGCCAGCAGGCATGCCTCCATTGACTCCGTGACTGATCCAATCTGATTCACTTTGAGCAGCAGTGCGTTGCACGCCTTCTTTTCCAGCGCAGTTTGTATCCTCTTCGGGTTTGTCACCAGCAGGTCGTCTCCCACTATTTGCACCTTCTCTCCCAGCTTAGTCGTCAGCTTGTTGTAGTGTTCCCAGTCATCCTGGTCGAAGGGGTCCTCTATTGACACGATTGGGTACTTTTCGCAGAGCTCTGCGTAGTAGTCCACCATCTCCTCTCCTGTCTTCAGGACCTCCTTGTCCGACTTGAATCCCAGGTTGTACGCTCCCTTCTCCTTCACGAAGAACTCCGACGCTGCCACGTCCATTCCAAACTTAACTTTTCCCACGAAGCCTGCCTTTTCCACTGCGTCCACCAGTAGATCCAGTGCCTCTTCTGCCGAGTTAATGTTTGGTGCGAATCCTCCCTCGTCTCCTACGTTAGTCGCGTCCTGCCcgtacttcttcttcaccaCTCCCTTAAGTGTGTGGTACACCTCCGCTCCCATTTGCAGCGCCTCTCTGAACGTGCTTGCTCCTGTGGGCAGGATCATGAACTCCTGCATTGCCAAGTTGTTTCCCGCATGTGATCCTCCGTTGATTACGTTGAGGCAGGGTAGTGGGAGCACAAACTTGTCCGTGGTCTTTCCAGCCAGCTTGGCCAGGTGCACATACAGCGGCTCACTCAGGTGCGCTGCCGCTGCTCTCGCTGCTGCCATCGAAACTACCAGGATTGCATTCGCTCCCAGTTTCGACTTACAGTATCCCCATTCGTTCTGCGTTCCGTCCAACTCCTGGACCATCAGGTtgtccaggtccttctGTTTTGTTGGATCGAGTCCAACGACTGAATTCCGTATGACTGTGTTAACATTTTCTACGGCTTTCAGTACACCCTTCCCCAAATAGCGTTTTTTGTTGCCGTCGCGGAGTTCAAGGGCCTCGTAGACTCCTGTCGAAGCTCCAGAAGGGCAAGCTGCACGAAACAACCCGTCTTCTGTCAATAGGTCTACCTCAACGGTAGGATTCCCTCTGGAATCtaaaaattgatttttataaattaatcataTACTTACCTAATACTTCACGCGCTTTAAGAGATGTTACACTAACcattttgatttattaaactaCGTTTATTGATTGCTTAAAGATCTAATAATATCTgaataaatgtttaatgataaaaaattattatatgaGGCTATGGGATGTTTGTTGGAAATAATTGTAgctgtgtattttataattactCCATATTTAAGATATGttacatatataaacatatttgtttgatttaaaatgttataaattataaatcctttgatttttactatttttaatttttaacactTAATAGTCattattcattaaaaaattaatttgtcaACACATTAAATCCAttcataatttattttttatacatatatataattatggATCAAGCAGAGACTGTAGAAGATCTTCAggtatttattttgatgaaatttaatgttataGGCAAATTTAGACGAATATAAAAAGCAACTTTCTTCCGTTGAAGATGCTCTTAAGGATGACCCTGAAAACCAGGAGTTTTTGTCCCTTAAAAGGGATTTAAACGAAGTCATTGTCTTGACAAATGACCTAATTAAGTATAAACAATCAAATGATGGTACTAACGATATAGCTTAACCGTGCTTTAGAACTCATAAAACAGGGTGTTATACACCTTGAGGATATCAAGGATGTTGATATATCAACGTCTATTTTTGTTGGTTAGTTTGGAAAATTAATAGGATTTTTAGGCAGGACGTGTGTAGTACTTTATAATGGCAAACAGAAGTATGGAGAGGTGGTACAAGTTATGGGCGACCAGGTACGAGTTTATAGTCGATTAATAAGTTTAGCCTACTGATTTGACAATTATCGAATTGCTTGGATCGAGAGAAAAGTGTAGCCTCGCCCTCAAAGATTTGAGGCTTCTGGAGCCACCACTACCTGTACAGTGTAAACCAGGATCTCTGGTACAAGCATTATATGCAGATGACGGGTAACGACATAATCCATAACATGTTTTTAGTCGTTGGTACGACTGTATAATTAATCGCCAAACTGAAAAGGGATATGTTGTAACATATAAGGACTACAATACCTCAGAAGAGGTCAAGAGAGATAGAGTAGGTAGTTATAGTTCACACATTTCTGTAGATAAGACTGAAGATAAGAAATGAGATTAAAACAACGGATGTTAAAGAAATTGTAACGCCTGCTGGGTACGTGATACCAGAGAACttgataattaaaaagacCGATAacgagaaggagaagctgcggaagaggaagttggTCCAGAGCCTGAAAAAGCAGCAGAAAACCATGAAAGAGCACGAAGACTCATATAAAAGAGCCAGTAATTGGAGAAAATTTCAAAAGAAGGtaacacatttatacaTTGATCCATgatatgttttattaatcgCTATTATAGTCTGGCATGAAGAATAAGGCAGGATACATGACCGGGAAAAGGGACACATCGATATTCAACACGGATGAACCTGCATCGAATGTGTCAGGAATTGatcaaaatgtgtataatagcTTTATTCCGAGGAAGAAGTTTGATTACACATCAGAAATGTTCTGATTGTAGTGCATATCGCAATGacataattttattgtttaatttgtatatttttgtattatactGGTTATGGTTGAGTTTGAATACGAAAACGTTCAGTTGGATGGTGTTGATGGCACTTGTGTTTTGAATGATTTTGACTTGCTCTTCAGTGTTTCAAATTCAGTTTATAAATGGTCGCTTTCAAACTGGACCCGGTCAGAAAAATCTAAAAAAACAGCAAAAGTTAGACTGACCTTTAAGGAATCTTCGGTTAGACTATCTCCAGGTATCTGCAACTATTTGTACACACTATTATGTTTTGTAGAATCCTCGGATTTCGATTCGCTAATAAAGCCAATTATCATCGTCGATTTTAACGAAAACAGGGATAAGCTAGAGCAGTTTTGCGATTTCATAGCAAATGTCTCCAATAAATCGAGGAAGGTTACGTATGAAGCGCAGTCGCCACAGGAAGGTTTGGGATCTCAGTCAAATGACTTCTCAAGTCAAATTTCAACGTTTGAAAAGATCGTGGCAGATGAAATAGACCAGTCGAAGAGGGTTCTGTTAAATTCAAGCGTACACCTTTCAACTTTGTATAACACGTTGATATCGCCGGTCAGTGACTACCATGGTTACATTACGCCCAAGGACTTCTGGGACCATCATAAGCTTGAACTCACGTCTAAATTTGTTCAGCCACTAGGTATGAGAGTGTTTgtgataaatgtgtgtagCAAGGTCTAATTTGGAAGGATTTGTCGCAGTTCCCCCTGCCAGTACAGTCGTTAACTCGCAGAACGTGTATAACTACACGCCGGAATTGGTGGAAGCGCTTCTGACCGAGGACGAAACGATTCGCCATTTGCACAAAAAACTGGTTGTGGAAAAGAATTTCCCCGAGGAGAACTTTTGGAAGAGGATGCTTCAGTCACGCTACTTTTACAACCTCATCGGAGAAAAGGTACCGGAGAACCAAATAGTGTACGACGACATAAAGGGGATACCCATTAAGAGGACGCTGAAAAGAGTGGACACGAATGAAGTGTTAACCAGCTCAGATCTCTCAAGTGAGCTTATTACGTTCCTCGACTCGAAGAAGAGTACGTTTACACTCTAATAATACAACTGTTGCTTTAGCTAAGAGGAATAACAAGTTCCTCAACATAAAGCATAAATTTGGAAAGACCTTTAAGCCAGATGATACCAGAGAGTTGCTGGTTCAGAGGTTCAACCGTCACTCGTACAATATAATCAGAGATTCGCAGTCCAACGTCTCTGATTTCAGCAATTCGGCGAACAATGGAGCGGATTCCAATTCACTTGAATCTGAGGGTATCATGAAATTAACGTATTTAATAACATGAGCGATATAGTTAAATAATGATTGATTCTGTTACTAATGATTGGTTGTAGTCGAAAAACATCGCAAAATTAAACTGTTGGACGTTTCAGAAAAGGATTTACAGGTGCCCATTCACACTCGTGTTTGTAATGTTACTTTTAGGAAAAGGACCGGCAGGAATTAATCAGTAACCTCTGTATAATAACTTCTCTGTCTATGCCCGGTCAGACGCAACAGCAGGCGAAGCACCTTGTGAAGTCCGAATCGACTGAATCCGTGAACAAGATACAGTTTAAAATTCGCCAGTCTAGTTTAACTGAGGCTGCAAGATGGGTCAACGACCTGAGGCATTTTGATGTGTCAAAATATTTGAGCGTTCGTTCactgttttatttagaAGCTTAGCTTAGTTTATTCTAACCGCAATGTAGGATTATAAAAACGACGATTTGGTCAACAGGAGAATGTTTGTCCTTAATACTAAGCTGTGTCAATCTGAGAAGTTGATGCAATTGGCACAATGTATGTTCTCAATTACCAGTGTTGTAGCTCAGCCAGACTTATGTGCACTCACTATGtttcatttaattattcCATATTatgatattatattaaattatatcatGGGTTTTTAGTCGATTATGACCCTAGTACTGTCAATCGCATGAAGGAGATTCAGAAGGAGATTGTCGAGATTTTACAAATCTACTATCGGACTCTGATGCCCGAGGAGGATAAGAGGGGCCGGCTTTTGACTGTACTGCGGAGCATTAAGCAGAAGATAGAATCCATGAACGTTAGTCTGTTTCCCAATTATGTCCCTTAGGATGCTGGCATTTCTTCACACACTGCCAAGGCTCTACAGTCGAGTCTTCTTGATCAGATCACTGCTGTAGAGGCCTACGACATGAAGCTCAGATCTTATTTGTCAAGCCTAAGGTCTCAAAGGGCCAAGTGACATTCAagttcttattttttacatacacatacatagaTATCTTCATGTAACTGCCTATGTGTGCTTGTGTgtaattgtatattttggCATTTCTGTGTGCACCTATGTATGAATGGTTGTATGTGTGTGGACGTTGTTGACAGCATTTTACTAATTGTTATTTCTGTTTCCGGTTAATACCAAGTGCGTCGTCTCTTCTTTGGCCTGATGACTAAACAATGCCTTCATTGTTGGCAGGCCCTCAACTGGGTTTTGACGAGCTAGCCGTTctaaaaaaacaattaaacaCTTGAACAGTTTTTAATAGCAAGTCTCACAATATACTAATTTATACTCTACATTGATACTTATAACTGTAACTACATCTTATGACaatttatctatatatgTTTACTTATCTGCCTATAGAATATGGTCATGAtctatgtttatttgttaccTCTTTCCATTCTTCTGACTTTcctttctattttattcatactTGGCTTTTTACCATGGAAGATCCATGATATGTGTCGAAAGGCTTCTTTCGGCGtctacatattatttttaaaaaatatttaatgtcTAAACGTACCATTTCATTTCCATATGAGTCTAAATAGTTAAGTTGGACTTCCTTTGAACGCGCATCTGCCTTCTTCTCTATAAAGTCTCCCCTTTGTTTAATATACGATAATGCAGCTGAGATTCCATCGCCCAGCGGTACCTCCTATATCAATAATTAGTATGTTTAATGATTAGTTGCCATGTTTGTTCATTAACAGATTTGTAATTTACACCGTTAACTAATTAACTAGTCAACTAATTGATAGAGtagttgtttaaataattaataccGCTAGTGTATTTGGATCCTCGTCTTTAACTTCGTGATCACCAGtacttaaattatatttaggCTCTGATTCCTGAtccattattttttccattgGCGTCTTAACAACGTTAATAAACTCGGTCGTTGCTGTGATTTCAATGGCTTTGcctaaatatttatgtgtttatacgtttatttatgtttgtaagtgtaaaaagcatttgtgtgttttcatagatgtttatatttgtgtgtgtatgtgtcTAAGTAAACGTGTGTGCTTCCAATGTACTATAACCTTTTCACTTACCCTCATTCGTTGTATCTAATTCCACATACGGCTTTACGTCCGTTGTGTCTTCTGATTTTACTTCTTTGATCTTAACTCTTCTGCGATgactaaatatttgttataaatatttgttataaatatttgttagaATGtttcaattatatatttatataaaatttatatatataatcaataggtattagtagtatcaataattattaactGTCACCATTATAAAATCGATTTAAtctaatataaatatttaatactgACTATGTTCTTACTTTGATATTTTGTTGTATAGTTGATCGTCATCGTCGTCATCCACTGTTGCTATGTCCTTCTTAATCTTCGTCGGTACAATATTCGATAGATCAAACTCCACAACGTCTTcctttgtaaatattttgtcCCAGTTCATCTGCTTTGTCTTcctttttagtttatttttcttttgtGACAATGTCATAAATATATCAGTTTCATCAActaaatcatttttacttttacttttactaaTTGTTTcatatgttttattttcgtCTTCTAACTCTCTTTCTATATTTTCCTGCtcattgattttaataaagaAGCCGTCATCTTCGTTTGCCAGTGAAGTCAACTTCAACCCTTGTGtttcctttattttatcatcgTAGTGTTTTAGGAATCCTGTATTAAGCCCATCGTCCTCTTCGTATGGCACATAATTCCCGTACTGATTTCTCATCTTCTGTTCCATCTTctttttatcctttttCATATCTACCAACTCCACGTTTTCAAGGAAGTCCAAATCCGAGATTCCTGCCGCTTCTGCTTCTAACACACCAACATCTTTCAATGTCAACGTAACTCCGTCTCCCTTTACCAGGTCTagttcattaattttatgcagcactttaatttttgatgAGTCTCCTTTATCTTTAGTATCTTTCGATTTTAACCCACTCCTCTGGTCTccatcttttttatttgtttcctcctcttcatcGCTGTAAGTAACTTCATTTTCTGCCTGGGTTATTGTTCTTT encodes:
- a CDS encoding enolase, with protein sequence MVSVTSLKAREVLDSRGNPTVEVDLLTEDGLFRAACPSGASTGVYEALELRDGNKKRYLGKGVLKAVENVNTVIRNSVVGLDPTKQKDLDNLMVQELDGTQNEWGYCKSKLGANAILVVSMAAARAAAAHLSEPLYVHLAKLAGKTTDKFVLPLPCLNVINGGSHAGNNLAMQEFMILPTGASTFREALQMGAEVYHTLKGVVKKKYGQDATNVGDEGGFAPNINSAEEALDLLVDAVEKAGFVGKVKFGMDVAASEFFVKEKGAYNLGFKSDKEVLKTGEEMVDYYAELCEKYPIVSIEDPFDQDDWEHYNKLTTKLGEKVQIVGDDLLVTNPKRIQTALEKKACNALLLKVNQIGSVTESMEACLLAHKNHWGVMVSHRSGETEDTFIADLVVGLGTGQIKTGAPCRSERNAKYNQLLRIEEELGEKAKYAGVEFRTVGH
- a CDS encoding predicted protein, whose translation is MDQAETVEDLQANLDEYKKQLSSVEDALKDDPENQEFLSLKRDLNEVIVLTNDLIKYKQSNDELIKQGVIHLEDIKDVDISTSIFVGRTCVVLYNGKQKYGEVVQVMGDQPTDLTIIELLGSREKCSLALKDLRLLEPPLPVQCKPGSLVQALYADDGRWYDCIINRQTEKGYVVTYKDYNTSEEVKRDRIRLKIRNEIKTTDVKEIVTPAGYVIPENLIIKKTDNEKEKLRKRKLVQSLKKQQKTMKEHEDSYKRASNWRKFQKKSGMKNKAGYMTGKRDTSIFNTDEPASNVSGIDQNVYNSFIPRKKFDYTSEMF
- a CDS encoding uncharacterized protein (BSD domain containing protein), whose translation is MVEFEYENVQLDGVDGTCVLNDFDLLFSVSNSVYKWSLSNWTRSEKSKKTAKVRLTFKESSVRLSPESSDFDSLIKPIIIVDFNENRDKLEQFCDFIANVSNKSRKVTYEAQSPQEGLGSQSNDFSSQISTFEKIVADEIDQSKRVLLNSSVHLSTLYNTLISPVSDYHGYITPKDFWDHHKLELTSKFVQPLARSNLEGFVAVPPASTVVNSQNVYNYTPELVEALLTEDETIRHLHKKLVVEKNFPEENFWKRMLQSRYFYNLIGEKVPENQIVYDDIKGIPIKRTLKRVDTNEVLTSSDLSSELITFLDSKKTKRNNKFLNIKHKFGKTFKPDDTRELLVQRFNRHSYNIIRDSQSNVSDFSNSANNGADSNSLESEVEKHRKIKLLDVSEKDLQEKDRQELISNLCIITSLSMPGQTQQQAKHLVKSESTESVNKIQFKIRQSSLTEAARWVNDLRHFDVSKYLSDYKNDDLVNRRMFVLNTKLCQSEKLMQLAQFDYDPSTVNRMKEIQKEIVEILQIYYRTLMPEEDKRGRLLTVLRSIKQKIESMNDAGISSHTAKALQSSLLDQITAVEAYDMKLRSYLSSLRSQRAK
- a CDS encoding uncharacterized protein (SART-1 protein family protein) — protein: MPTDDDSITSFTVDQTNELRAKLGLKPLITSTPETKKEPENTGQDTEEVIERLNEVRRRRARESLIKGGSIADSIRKGESISNKRKKYANETEEVDTLDLLTWSKKMGSVSKRTITQAENEVTYSDEEEETNKKDGDQRSGLKSKDTKDKGDSSKIKVLHKINELDLVKGDGVTLTLKDVGVLEAEAAGISDLDFLENVELVDMKKDKKKMEQKMRNQYGNYVPYEEDDGLNTGFLKHYDDKIKETQGLKLTSLANEDDGFFIKINEQENIERELEDENKTYETISKSKSKNDLVDETDIFMTLSQKKNKLKRKTKQMNWDKIFTKEDVVEFDLSNIVPTKIKKDIATVDDDDDDQLYNKISNHRRRVKIKEVKSEDTTDVKPYVELDTTNEGKAIEITATTEFINVVKTPMEKIMDQESEPKYNLSTGDHEVKDEDPNTLAEVPLGDGISAALSYIKQRGDFIEKKADARSKEVQLNYLDSYGNEMTPKEAFRHISWIFHGKKPSMNKIERKVRRMERERLARQNPVEGLPTMKALFSHQAKEETTHLVLTGNRNNN